The following coding sequences are from one Phycisphaerales bacterium window:
- a CDS encoding RHS repeat-associated core domain-containing protein — MDLYSGAKIESVEDLRITLPGADFVITRQYTSLQTSGTVWPLGEGWSLSVFNSIRTDMSGPGSTERIILRGLPLNQTSVYEQVSGSSPTTWRASPRGQEYFQQTTLTANILDLSSNTYTNASRGVWRLTYPGVSTVDFYRNDGTSTPPSLVGLIAQEADVYGNTRIYDYQLFGPSSGTQVPKLVRIRCYSGGASASGVPIAEVYFNWNLYPETYSSVNSRVRLGRLASMTAVRYFEEGGQTWVNPTNAVGYRYFQPTTVLDPDDNVVRPAHHTSVGTAGDLVQVRYSDSPDPNPAATDLQDWVRVQQYRYFGGASASVNGETITGGAHQLKAAINPEQIEYAAAALATTLDDEWLDTFADSLLVLADADEITGFEGDRPVLDLAAKVVSYNTSGAHNKKVQTQYLQNGCACSGAAQSVKNSYAYYTYEWGTSSLDGATCKVVEAYKTSSGYTTLRTEYSDFKQLTATSGPYLINHAIVSNIAGLAQRWVTQYDYSSTTRNLTRVVTPAAVDHYYAIDETGGSTSSGSIRPSTAVGLKASEGLVHHYGYTADHWLTSESVSKGVSTTPVTVLVVTYPSSPTTNQRKWLPTSIEAYTDSASTAEETKQTTTLAYTFHSGDAIASTSWIVEAESQDEGGPGGTLSSTCLFGANGQLQWVRMFDGALIHIGRESTTGQAVLVVANANPSGQTGVYPALSGSSYGGITVDSSWGRYSSGGSLSWTHTVNPRGQRTSTTEPDGSTSYLHRAMQVDSLRGGNFYYYTVTGLPPQIPGSPATASGPAHVTWISASGSVLRESDFLISSGYDPGAGTFTISSTETSRSASFLNLGGNLTSDQRWYDIANNLSYSNTYEYDDAGRVSYITDANGTITHIPGNGLDSNSNPLNGYDALGRVLIREVGTSKSPANFTRLAEFYYDDTDGDSTLEQGIGNGNLTHVRLFTGETSSAYGPSSRTITRTYNYRDELIRMVGPSAPYAELDYDNLGRLRRAGLFTSATSGDEPSAVRATTSSTRGKYIELSYSQRGLPYRSAIAVDPTDLGDGFIEQRSWYDPSGRIIEKWTPGRPAVKRDYDGLGRVTSVFLTDRNNDSITGSTAYASAANRTDDTVFEQVNRTFDSLGRLSIVAHLQRIHDSAHTGDLTISASTPNAVTTYRGYAYDAAGRTLGSVYFGTNDTSNDFLKSGGSAPSALSAVPSRADSAFAHAIINSVTYNSRDQVESVIDPMGRVTKYFYDDLDRPFAVVENHVSDPTFTFSSGHWNVTGSITADENRTTSYVYDGLDQVTMQAAHLPPVSSVAQAQVTKYVYSYYHSHGSSHTVGSPSSSTATLAAVNDLLYEVWFPDRSTGEPSSSNKITYAYNALGEPRSVTDQNGTRHVYTRDASGRPIRDKVEAFGTNIDNYVGAIEAVYDTLGRLDRITSLSSDTTPVKRNQVRFRYNSLGQISRLYQDNDGEVESSGDDGAPLNSTTVLQYGYDTQTLSAGNYTRLASMTYPSGAVYTTGYGANTTANHRVGRPVKYTLGSTDLLEYSYLGFGTTVLAQFPQIDVDLDRTIKPSGHRRTSSVTSGVQGEYHGFDRLGRLIRQYWVDSDITNGGGAYPTRPQIFAEEYTYDRNSNRTGRRDARPGAVIGNRDSRFEYDGLKRLKEAKRGVDSISSFTSGKGSQRWTLDTLGNWAEFESDLAPNSTTGNFGTYNDATGDLHETRAHNRNNEATGRVPNTNVSSTSLPFNYDPAGNLRSYTLENTGTRTLTHDAWNRLVNVTELGSSGSMSWYGSWDHRYNGLGWRITTGTALGGLTREMRYSAAWRLLEEEVSDGGEFGSTPLRRVERFWGQRYIDDQVASRVTPYVLVGSTYQEGTPQLYYHLTDAQFSTVATLDANAKVVERVSYDAYGNPRHRWPGDFDGDGDQDNDHDAAAFASIAEAYLGDETYVAEMDINRDGVMDHQDPDAFGTFTVKVAIGGISSSGPDNSIGYCGYVIDPTTGWYLARNRWYAPELGRWVERDPIGYIDGANLYEYVTGNPLRFVDPYGLWGETWAQDLVNAGWPRAGQALGAAGGALEGAATGAWNMVEGAGKSVVEAGAIIVDGAGMLTDLAALEVLDKNLGYEAISEWGKRQEHGGSWGEVGEDTLNFAGRGAAAMVTRGGSEVLINVWQHHDIDNPDDMDALSESMGSIVFWNTLAHNARYAGQAKGQGQSVARWGQEGLRSGDWVMSGGKNILNFMLSGKMFDRGLFRVAEMYRTGRTYRLTEGQKVGLYPGLWGKIAYFFFGHRQVRCPDPATPKPQPTEGR, encoded by the coding sequence GTGGACCTCTATTCCGGTGCAAAGATTGAATCCGTCGAAGATCTGCGCATCACCTTGCCCGGGGCAGACTTCGTCATCACTCGTCAATACACGAGCCTGCAAACCTCCGGAACGGTTTGGCCGCTTGGCGAAGGATGGTCCCTTTCAGTTTTCAACAGCATCCGCACCGACATGTCCGGGCCTGGCAGCACAGAGCGGATCATCCTGCGGGGGCTCCCGCTGAATCAGACCAGTGTGTACGAGCAGGTGTCGGGCTCAAGCCCAACCACGTGGCGGGCAAGCCCCCGAGGGCAGGAGTATTTTCAGCAGACCACACTGACGGCCAACATTCTGGATCTCTCGAGCAACACATACACGAACGCGAGTCGCGGAGTGTGGAGGCTGACATACCCCGGTGTGTCTACCGTCGACTTCTACCGGAATGACGGGACCAGCACGCCCCCGTCGCTGGTGGGGCTTATTGCGCAAGAGGCCGACGTTTATGGCAATACGCGCATCTACGACTACCAGCTCTTCGGTCCGTCGTCGGGAACACAGGTCCCGAAGCTGGTCCGCATCCGCTGCTACAGCGGGGGCGCAAGCGCGTCGGGAGTACCCATCGCTGAGGTGTACTTCAACTGGAATCTCTATCCAGAAACCTACTCAAGCGTGAACTCACGCGTACGGCTGGGACGCCTGGCCTCCATGACAGCCGTCCGCTACTTCGAAGAGGGTGGACAGACCTGGGTAAACCCGACCAATGCTGTTGGGTACCGCTATTTTCAGCCCACCACTGTGTTGGACCCGGACGACAACGTGGTGCGTCCGGCGCATCACACGTCGGTCGGAACTGCGGGGGACCTGGTCCAGGTACGGTACTCGGACTCGCCCGATCCAAACCCTGCGGCGACGGACCTGCAAGACTGGGTCCGCGTCCAGCAGTACCGCTACTTTGGGGGGGCGTCAGCTTCCGTCAACGGTGAAACGATCACTGGCGGAGCACACCAACTCAAGGCAGCTATCAACCCGGAGCAGATCGAGTACGCGGCCGCTGCGTTGGCGACGACGTTGGACGACGAATGGCTCGACACCTTTGCTGACAGCTTACTGGTGTTGGCGGATGCGGATGAGATCACCGGCTTCGAAGGTGATCGTCCAGTGCTCGATCTAGCGGCAAAGGTTGTGTCCTACAACACCTCCGGTGCCCACAACAAGAAGGTGCAGACTCAGTACCTCCAGAACGGGTGCGCCTGCAGCGGGGCCGCGCAGTCGGTCAAGAACTCCTACGCCTACTACACATACGAATGGGGTACCAGTTCGTTGGACGGGGCCACCTGCAAGGTGGTTGAGGCTTACAAAACCTCTTCGGGCTACACGACGCTCCGCACGGAGTACAGCGACTTCAAGCAGCTGACCGCGACCTCTGGCCCTTACCTCATCAACCACGCGATCGTCTCAAATATTGCGGGACTGGCGCAGCGCTGGGTCACTCAGTACGACTACTCGTCCACCACGCGCAATCTCACACGGGTGGTGACGCCCGCCGCCGTTGATCACTACTACGCGATTGACGAGACCGGCGGCTCCACATCTAGCGGATCCATACGTCCTTCGACCGCAGTCGGGCTGAAGGCGAGCGAAGGCTTGGTGCATCACTACGGCTACACGGCTGACCATTGGCTCACTTCAGAGTCCGTCTCAAAAGGCGTCAGCACAACCCCAGTGACCGTCCTGGTGGTGACGTACCCCTCCAGCCCAACCACGAACCAGCGCAAGTGGCTGCCCACGAGCATTGAGGCTTACACCGACTCCGCTTCTACGGCCGAAGAAACGAAGCAGACGACAACGCTCGCGTACACCTTCCACTCCGGGGATGCGATCGCCAGCACTTCCTGGATCGTAGAGGCTGAATCACAGGATGAGGGTGGTCCAGGGGGAACGCTTTCCAGTACCTGCCTATTTGGGGCCAACGGTCAGCTGCAGTGGGTCCGTATGTTCGACGGTGCGTTGATTCACATCGGGCGTGAATCCACGACCGGTCAAGCTGTGCTGGTCGTCGCCAACGCGAATCCGTCCGGACAGACAGGGGTTTACCCAGCCCTGTCTGGGTCGAGCTACGGCGGCATCACAGTTGACAGCAGCTGGGGCCGGTACAGCAGTGGCGGCTCGCTCTCCTGGACCCACACTGTCAACCCCCGTGGCCAGCGCACAAGCACTACAGAGCCTGACGGCTCCACAAGCTACCTACATCGAGCGATGCAGGTCGATTCACTGCGCGGCGGCAACTTTTACTACTACACCGTAACGGGGCTCCCGCCCCAGATCCCGGGGTCGCCCGCAACCGCGTCAGGGCCCGCGCACGTCACGTGGATCAGTGCTTCCGGGTCCGTGCTTCGTGAGAGCGACTTCCTCATTTCCAGCGGCTACGACCCAGGGGCGGGTACCTTCACGATCAGCTCCACGGAAACCTCCCGGTCTGCCTCCTTCCTCAACCTTGGTGGAAACCTCACGAGCGATCAGAGGTGGTATGACATCGCGAACAACCTGTCGTATTCGAACACCTACGAGTACGATGACGCCGGCCGCGTGTCTTACATCACGGACGCGAACGGCACCATCACGCATATACCGGGGAACGGCCTGGACAGCAACAGCAACCCACTGAACGGGTACGATGCCCTTGGCCGCGTTCTCATCCGTGAGGTGGGTACGTCGAAGAGCCCAGCCAACTTCACGCGGCTTGCTGAGTTCTACTACGACGATACTGATGGGGACTCAACGCTCGAGCAGGGTATCGGTAACGGAAATCTCACACACGTAAGGCTCTTCACGGGTGAAACCTCAAGCGCCTATGGGCCATCGTCCCGGACGATCACCCGAACCTACAACTATCGAGACGAGCTCATCCGCATGGTGGGCCCGAGTGCGCCCTACGCGGAACTGGACTACGACAACCTGGGCCGACTGCGGAGAGCGGGCCTGTTCACCTCTGCAACTAGCGGGGATGAGCCTTCCGCAGTAAGGGCGACTACCTCCAGCACGCGCGGCAAGTACATTGAGCTTTCCTACAGCCAGCGGGGGCTTCCGTACCGTTCTGCAATCGCGGTGGACCCGACCGACCTCGGTGATGGGTTCATCGAGCAGCGCTCGTGGTATGACCCTTCCGGTCGCATCATAGAAAAGTGGACTCCAGGTCGTCCCGCTGTGAAGCGAGACTACGACGGGCTCGGTCGTGTCACATCTGTCTTCCTGACGGATCGGAACAATGACTCAATCACCGGAAGCACCGCGTACGCTTCGGCCGCTAACCGCACGGACGACACCGTTTTCGAGCAGGTGAATCGCACCTTCGACTCGTTGGGCCGCCTCAGCATCGTGGCTCACCTGCAGCGCATCCATGATTCTGCTCACACTGGCGACTTGACCATCTCGGCGAGCACGCCGAACGCGGTTACAACCTACCGAGGCTACGCCTACGACGCAGCGGGGCGCACGCTCGGGTCAGTGTACTTTGGCACAAACGACACCTCCAACGACTTCCTGAAGTCCGGCGGGTCGGCCCCTTCGGCGCTCTCCGCTGTCCCCTCGCGGGCGGACAGCGCCTTCGCGCACGCCATCATCAACTCGGTTACCTACAACTCGCGCGACCAGGTTGAATCAGTTATTGACCCCATGGGCCGGGTCACAAAGTACTTCTACGACGATCTCGACCGTCCCTTTGCGGTTGTCGAAAACCATGTCTCGGACCCGACGTTCACCTTTAGCAGCGGGCATTGGAACGTCACGGGCTCAATCACGGCCGACGAGAACCGCACGACAAGCTACGTCTATGACGGCCTGGACCAGGTGACAATGCAGGCCGCGCACCTGCCCCCGGTCAGCAGTGTCGCTCAGGCGCAGGTGACAAAGTACGTGTACTCGTACTATCACTCACACGGGAGCAGCCACACCGTCGGTAGCCCCAGCAGTTCCACTGCCACGTTGGCCGCCGTGAACGACCTCTTGTACGAAGTGTGGTTTCCCGATCGCAGTACGGGCGAGCCAAGCAGCTCGAACAAGATCACCTACGCCTACAACGCTCTGGGAGAGCCGCGCAGCGTGACCGACCAGAACGGCACCCGCCATGTCTACACGCGCGATGCCTCGGGCCGCCCGATACGCGACAAGGTGGAGGCCTTCGGGACGAACATTGACAACTATGTGGGTGCAATTGAGGCGGTCTACGACACCCTCGGGCGTCTGGACCGTATCACATCGCTCTCGTCGGACACCACGCCGGTGAAGCGCAATCAAGTTCGGTTCCGGTACAACAGCTTGGGGCAGATCTCCCGGCTCTATCAGGACAACGACGGTGAGGTTGAGTCCAGTGGTGATGACGGTGCTCCGCTCAACTCCACCACGGTCCTGCAGTACGGTTACGATACCCAGACTCTCTCGGCGGGGAACTACACGCGTCTGGCGAGCATGACATACCCCTCAGGAGCGGTGTACACCACCGGCTACGGAGCGAACACGACAGCGAACCATCGGGTGGGCCGTCCGGTCAAGTACACGCTCGGAAGCACCGACCTTCTGGAGTACAGCTACCTCGGGTTCGGCACAACCGTCCTGGCGCAGTTCCCTCAGATCGATGTCGACCTTGACCGCACGATCAAGCCTAGCGGTCACCGGCGAACGTCTTCAGTCACCTCGGGTGTGCAGGGTGAATACCACGGCTTCGACCGCCTGGGGCGGCTTATCCGCCAGTATTGGGTGGACTCCGATATCACTAATGGCGGCGGTGCGTACCCCACGAGGCCGCAGATTTTCGCAGAGGAGTACACCTACGACCGCAACTCCAACCGCACGGGGCGGCGCGATGCCCGGCCCGGTGCCGTAATCGGTAACCGCGACTCCCGGTTCGAGTACGACGGGCTGAAACGATTGAAGGAGGCAAAGCGCGGTGTAGACAGCATCAGCTCGTTCACCTCTGGGAAGGGCAGCCAGCGCTGGACGCTCGATACCCTCGGCAACTGGGCGGAGTTTGAGTCTGACCTCGCTCCCAACTCCACCACCGGTAACTTCGGCACGTACAACGACGCGACGGGCGACCTCCACGAGACGCGCGCACACAATCGGAACAATGAGGCGACTGGGCGTGTGCCGAACACGAACGTGTCGTCGACATCGCTCCCGTTCAATTACGACCCGGCGGGGAATCTGCGCTCCTACACGCTCGAGAACACCGGCACTCGCACGCTCACCCACGATGCGTGGAACCGCCTTGTCAACGTCACAGAACTCGGAAGTTCTGGTTCGATGAGCTGGTACGGTTCGTGGGATCACCGTTACAACGGGCTTGGGTGGCGGATCACCACCGGCACCGCGTTGGGCGGGCTTACCCGCGAGATGCGTTACTCGGCAGCTTGGCGACTTCTAGAGGAAGAGGTCTCGGACGGCGGAGAGTTCGGTTCGACGCCGCTGCGCCGAGTTGAGCGATTCTGGGGACAGCGGTATATCGACGACCAGGTCGCCTCCCGCGTGACCCCATACGTGCTGGTTGGTTCGACTTACCAGGAAGGCACGCCCCAGCTCTACTACCACCTCACTGACGCTCAGTTCAGCACCGTCGCCACCCTAGACGCAAATGCCAAGGTGGTGGAGCGAGTGAGCTACGACGCATACGGCAATCCGCGCCACCGGTGGCCAGGGGACTTCGACGGGGACGGCGATCAGGACAATGACCACGATGCTGCCGCTTTCGCCTCGATCGCAGAGGCCTACCTCGGCGACGAAACCTATGTCGCCGAAATGGACATCAACCGCGATGGAGTCATGGACCACCAGGATCCTGACGCGTTCGGAACATTCACCGTCAAGGTCGCGATCGGTGGAATCAGCAGTAGCGGGCCCGACAACTCGATCGGCTATTGCGGGTACGTCATCGACCCCACGACCGGATGGTACTTGGCGCGGAACCGCTGGTACGCGCCCGAGTTGGGGCGGTGGGTCGAGCGGGACCCCATCGGGTACATCGATGGAGCCAACCTATACGAATACGTCACAGGAAATCCGCTTCGCTTCGTCGACCCCTACGGGCTCTGGGGTGAGACATGGGCGCAGGATCTTGTCAATGCCGGGTGGCCCCGTGCTGGGCAGGCCCTTGGTGCAGCCGGCGGCGCTCTTGAAGGGGCTGCTACGGGTGCTTGGAACATGGTGGAGGGAGCTGGGAAGTCAGTTGTGGAGGCTGGTGCCATCATAGTGGATGGGGCCGGGATGCTCACTGACCTCGCCGCCCTCGAAGTGCTCGACAAAAACCTGGGATACGAGGCTATTTCAGAGTGGGGGAAGAGGCAGGAGCATGGCGGTTCGTGGGGAGAGGTGGGGGAGGATACCCTGAACTTCGCAGGACGTGGTGCCGCTGCGATGGTCACAAGAGGCGGGTCCGAAGTGTTGATCAACGTGTGGCAACATCATGACATTGACAATCCGGACGACATGGATGCGCTCTCGGAGAGCATGGGGTCCATCGTATTCTGGAACACTTTGGCGCATAACGCGCGCTACGCAGGTCAGGCCAAGGGTCAGGGCCAGAGCGTCGCGCGTTGGGGGCAGGAGGGTCTAAGAAGCGGTGATTGGGTGATGTCCGGCGGGAAGAACATTCTGAATTTTATGCTTTCAGGCAAAATGTTCGACCGGGGGCTGTTCCGAGTTGCTGAGATGTATCGGACGGGACGCACATATAGACTCACAGAGGGACAGAAAGTCGGGCTATATCCGGGGCTGTGGGGGAAGATCGCATACTTCTTCTTCGGACACCGGCAGGTGAGGTGCCCCGACCCTGCAACCCCCAAGCCACAGCCTACGGAGGGACGTTGA